In Bacillus sp. KH172YL63, one genomic interval encodes:
- a CDS encoding YpoC family protein has product MSMSVLNVPEELKDPFFFTSDVVELDLAVHTLFSFEIRHYNGIELDVRPWNQPEDAIPSILSCWKEEEEKLKSLFKSRSKHTGESMKREIAAFLMFLFWSNRQPVQLKDWERKIDSLPIKPVNAAERLSFIRSNASIYHAYVQLSQLFTEHHKLFAKQVALKKYRKK; this is encoded by the coding sequence ATGAGTATGTCCGTATTAAATGTCCCAGAGGAGCTGAAGGATCCCTTTTTTTTCACAAGTGATGTGGTGGAGTTGGACTTGGCGGTTCACACGCTGTTCTCTTTTGAAATCCGCCATTACAATGGAATCGAACTGGACGTCCGCCCATGGAACCAGCCCGAGGATGCCATTCCTTCAATCCTCTCATGCTGGAAAGAAGAAGAGGAGAAGCTCAAGTCATTGTTTAAATCCCGCTCCAAGCATACCGGTGAAAGTATGAAAAGGGAGATTGCTGCATTTCTAATGTTCTTATTCTGGAGTAACCGCCAGCCGGTCCAGCTGAAGGATTGGGAGAGAAAGATAGATAGCCTGCCAATCAAGCCGGTGAATGCAGCGGAAAGGTTGAGTTTCATTCGTTCCAATGCATCCATTTATCACGCTTATGTTCAGCTTTCACAGCTTTTTACTGAACACCATAAACTATTTGCCAAGCAGGTCGCGTTAAAAAAATATAGAAAAAAATAA